From a region of the Panicum virgatum strain AP13 chromosome 2K, P.virgatum_v5, whole genome shotgun sequence genome:
- the LOC120694333 gene encoding uncharacterized protein LOC120694333, with translation MAFPGTPARKLLLTGSSAVARSVAAGFDLDGAGDFFSGLWQLVRAKAAELVAWLAALFSALARKVDELLPPETRSETLREWLHVAVTVALPAALGAFVLLCIARCCWRCCCSCCLARGGRRLMVAPGRRGARMPRGVFESNPRGYFRDLRAGKPLVY, from the coding sequence ATGGCTTTCCCAGGGACTCCGGCGAGGAAGCTGCTCCTGACAgggagctccgccgtggcgcGCAGCGTCGCCGCTGGCTTCGacctcgacggcgccggcgacttCTTCTCGGGCCTGTGGCAGCTCGTCAGGGCGAAGGCCGCCGAGCTTGTGGCCTGGCTCGCCGCCCTCTTCTCGGCGCTCGCCAGGAAGGTCGACGAGCTCCTCCCGCCGGAGACCCGCTCCGAGACGCTCCGGGAGTGGCTGCACGTCGCCGTCACCGTGGCGCTCCCGGCCGCGCTGGGCGCCTTCGTGCTCCTCTGCATCGCCCGAtgctgctggcgctgctgctgcagctgctgcctcGCACGCGGAGGCCGCCGGCTGATGGTggcgcccggccgccgcggcgcgcgcatgCCGCGCGGCGTGTTCGAGAGCAACCCGCGGGGCTACTTCCGCGACCTCCGCGCCGGGAAGCCCCTCGTGTACTAG
- the LOC120696222 gene encoding protein EGG APPARATUS-1-like has protein sequence MVTPAIVTAAGVVAVGALCAYFLCPAAALAAVAMMKAPGSGGALISRAAFEANPKLYFHLLRHAGVKAALAAFGA, from the coding sequence ATGGTCACCCCCGCGATCGtgacggcggccggcgtcgtGGCCGTGGGCGCGCTGTGCGCCTACTTCCtttgcccggcggcggcgctggcggccgtgGCGATGATGAAGGCCCCTGGCTCAGGCGGGGCGCTCATCTCGAGGGCGGCTTTCGAGGCCAACCCGAAGCTCTACTTCCACCTGCTCCGGCACGCCGGGGTCaaggcggcgctcgccgccttCGGTGCATGA
- the LOC120694321 gene encoding uncharacterized protein LOC120694321, which translates to MRSSASRMAIAGTAARKLLHGGAADVGGISFGLWELVTGFFADILAYLFAAVAGVAHLLVLPLELLWQWLVAAAAAAAGAISSGLDGLWQHVTGFFAGICAALASAPHMLVLPLEKLWRWLATTAADAAGAIDGLWQLTAGLFPGIFAHLLSAVASVAHELPKKLEELLRWLQAAAAAVALPFVLAVAAVLLVLALIWFCGPTLCKVTVGVCKALVSAVCYFGHGLYHVALAVHQVLACCLPPCVLCLKDCAVVVTMKAPGAAGTLISRAAFESAPALYFQILRAAGPVVAAAVFCAKTVAVIVAPPVAALFRV; encoded by the coding sequence ATGAGAAGCTCTGCATCTCGCATGGCCATCGCTGGGACGGCGGCAAGGAAGCTCCTGCATGGAGGCGCCGCCGACGTGGGCGGCATCAGCTTCGGCTTGTGGGAGCTGGTCACGGGCTTCTTCGCCGACATCCTCGCCTACCTCTTCGCCGCTGTCGCGGGCGTCGCCCACCTGCTCGTCCTGCCGCTGGAGTTGCTCTGGCAGTGGcttgtcgccgccgctgccgccgccgcgggcgccatcAGCTCAGGCCTCGACGGCCTGTGGCAACACGTCACGGGCTTCTTCGCTGGGATCTGCGCCGCCCTGGCGAGCGCGCCCCACATGCTCGTCCTCCCGCTAGAGAAGCTCTGGCGGTGGCtcgccaccacggccgccgacgccgcgggcGCCATTGACGGCCTGTGGCAGCTCACCGCAGGACTCTTCCCCGGAATCTTCGCCCATCTCCTCTCCGCTGTGGCGAGCGTGGCCCACGAGCTCCCAAAGAAGCTAGAGGAGCTCCTGCGGtggctccaggccgccgccgccgccgtcgcgctcccgttcgtgctcgccgtcgccgcggtccTCCTGGTCCTGGCGCTAATCTGGTTCTGCGGGCCGACCCTGTGCAAAGTCACCGTGGGTGTCTGCAAGGCGCTCGTGTCGGCGGTCTGCTACTTCGGACACGGCCTGTACCACGTCGCCCTCGCCGTTCACCAGGTGCTCGCCTGTTGCCTGCCGCCGTGCGTCCTTTGCCTCAAGGACTGCGCCGTCGTGGTCACCATGAAGGCCCCGGGCGCCGCCGGCACGCTGATATCCCGCGCGGCGTTCGAGTCGGCCCCTGCGCTCTACTTCCAGATCCTCCGCGCCGCTGGCCccgtcgtggccgccgccgtcttctGCGCGAAGACCGTCGCCGTGATTGTAGCGCCTCCGGTCGCCGCTCTTTTCCGCGTCTAG